One part of the uncultured Bacteroides sp. genome encodes these proteins:
- a CDS encoding AAA family ATPase, which produces MAANITKLKNVTISGYKSISSRVPLQVELGNINVLLGANGSGKSNIISFFKMLNFMMSGSFQLFVEKAGTSQVFLNYGAKHTSMIKGEMCFENNTHFDNYSFQLTHAAPDRLIINSEQIVWGAKDRDQSQTIVLPSDFKESALTNNQSQTVKVIRRILTNCKVYQFHDSSPESPIRQSSRTEFADYLQAEGNNLASFLYSLKTNYPNNYQRIVSYIRQIFPQFKDFYLVPNERGYVMLRWTDISPNDYVLLPEQFSDGTIRFIALATLLLQPKKTMPNVIIIDEPELGLHPFAITQLAEMIKEASMNTQVIVATQSPGLVDEFEANQITIIERDEESESTIARKLNEEELQDWLENYSLSELWDKNVLGGRP; this is translated from the coding sequence ATGGCAGCAAATATAACTAAACTTAAAAACGTAACCATAAGTGGATATAAATCGATATCCTCACGTGTTCCACTTCAGGTAGAACTTGGCAACATAAACGTACTGCTTGGTGCTAATGGTTCTGGTAAAAGTAATATTATCAGTTTCTTTAAAATGCTGAACTTTATGATGTCCGGTAGCTTTCAGCTATTTGTTGAAAAAGCTGGCACAAGCCAGGTTTTCCTAAACTATGGAGCTAAGCATACTTCTATGATTAAAGGAGAAATGTGCTTCGAAAATAATACACATTTTGATAATTATTCCTTTCAGCTCACTCATGCAGCTCCTGATCGGTTAATAATCAATTCAGAACAAATTGTGTGGGGCGCAAAAGACCGCGACCAATCTCAAACCATTGTGTTGCCTTCCGACTTTAAGGAGTCAGCATTAACAAATAATCAGAGTCAAACAGTGAAGGTTATTCGACGCATATTGACAAACTGTAAAGTATATCAGTTTCACGATTCGTCACCCGAAAGTCCTATCAGGCAATCTTCGAGAACTGAGTTTGCTGATTATTTACAGGCAGAAGGAAATAATTTGGCTTCGTTTCTCTATTCTTTGAAAACGAATTATCCGAATAATTACCAACGTATTGTAAGCTATATTCGTCAGATTTTTCCCCAATTTAAGGATTTTTACCTTGTGCCAAATGAAAGGGGATATGTGATGCTTCGTTGGACTGATATATCTCCCAATGATTATGTATTGTTACCTGAACAGTTTTCGGATGGTACAATCCGTTTTATTGCTTTAGCTACTCTGTTGTTGCAGCCTAAAAAGACGATGCCGAATGTAATTATCATTGATGAACCGGAATTAGGTTTGCACCCTTTTGCAATTACACAATTGGCAGAAATGATAAAAGAAGCCTCTATGAATACCCAGGTAATTGTAGCTACACAATCACCCGGTTTAGTTGACGAATTTGAAGCAAATCAGATTACAATTATCGAACGCGATGAAGAAAGTGAATCAACAATTGCACGGAAACTAAACGAAGAAGAATTGCAAGATTGGTTAGAAAATTATTCTCTCAGTGAATTGTGGGATAAAAATGTATTGGGGGGACGACCATAA